DNA sequence from the Candidatus Dependentiae bacterium genome:
ATTTCTTTCAGCTTTTATTTTAGAGTTATAAAGCTTATTTTGAAATATTTGCGAAAGCTCTAAAGCATTTGGAGTTCCAACATGAATTGGCGTCAATCTACCATCTCTAATAATGGCACTGTCAATATCATCTAAATTGTTTGTAGCGCCAATAAATAAAATTGGCTTACTTGGATCTTGTTTAACAAAGCCATCAAGCATTGTTTTAAAAGCATTTGTTGTAGATTTATTATCCGAACACCAAGATGCTCCACCTTTACTTGATCCAACAGCTCCATCAATTTCATCTATAAAAACAACGCATGGAGCTTTTGCTTTTGCAAACTTATGCAATGCCTTAACTTGTTGTACACCAGATCCGCGCCAAATTCCATTAAATTCTGAACCAGTAGTGTGTATAAAATCAACGCCAGCCTCTTTAGCTGTTGCGCGAGCAAGATCAGTTTTTCCTGTTCCAGGAGGACCATGAAGAACAAAACCCTTAAGCGGCTTTGCGCCAATATCATTGAATGATTTTGCATTTTTTGTGTAATCAATAAACCGTTTTATTTGTTCTTTTGATTGCTTTGCTCCAATAATTTTATCAAAAGTAGTATCAATATCTGAACTCTTAGCAAGTTCAAAATTATTAGGAGATAGTTCATTATTTTGCATACGCATCATGATAGCCATCATAGTAAGACTATATGCAGCACCAGTAATCAAATGTTTAAAACTAGGATCAAGTTCTTTCCAAGCCAACTGAACGCGCTCAGGAATAGTTTGTCTCAAATTAAGAACAGTTGCTACGCCATTGCGTTGAACCACTATGGCAGGAGCCGCATGAATAGAAATGATATTGAGCGCCATCAAAAAGCTTAAAATAAGTTTGTTTTTTAATTTATTATTTAACATGTAACTGCCCTTTCTCTTTATCTACTTTGTATGGTAACTTTCCATCGCGCATCTGCTTGATAAGCTTTTTGTATTCTTTATTAACATGCCAGCAATATATTTGATCAGCGATTAAAGCGAGCACAATGCCGCTTACAATAATTTTTCCGCCATTTTCTACTTTGCCAATTTTAAGATCCCAAGTATTTTCTTTGACTGCATAAAAAGAATCTTTAGCTACATCTATCGTAGCTATTGAAATAGTTTTTGCTATCTCAACAATATCTGAAACAATGTTTGGCCTAGTCGTTGAAAACGACATCAGTGCAAGCATTGAAAAAAGTAATTTAAATTTCATATGTAAATCCTTATTTAATGTAAATATAACCCATATAAACAGCTTACAGGGCTGACATTTTTACTCAAAAGCCCCTTGGTCGTTTTATTTACATGTCACCAAAAACCACCTCCAGATCTAACGATCCCCAAATTTATCATAAAACCATTGCTATCAAATCTTAAGTCTTGATAGCATCCTTTTATCACATGTATTAAAAAGAGGTATCTCTCGTATGAAAAATAAGATTTTTATACTATTTTTAACTATTTTTGTCTTTAACGGCTCTCTATTGGCTCTCAGAGGAAAGGCAAAAGCAATAGCGCCGACAGCTATCCCAATTGCTCAGCCAGAAGAAGAAATTGAAGAGATTTCCACAGATCAAATCAAAACAAAATGGATTAAAGTGGCCCTCGACAAAGATGGTTATCCAAACGAACAAGCTCTAAAAAATATAGTTTTATATGAATTCTTTTTAACCGAACCTAAAGTATTTAAAACTGCCGAAAACAAAGCTAAATACAAGGCTAAAGAAAAATTTTTCAATGAGAATTTACATATAAAATCTGTTGATGGTGGCTCATACACAGATCGAATTTATGCTGTAAGCCTTAAAAACAGTCCACCTAGCAATAGCAACAAAAACATAATATTTTTAAAAATTAGCACACAGGAAGGAAGCTCTCAAAGGCTTATTGAAATGCAGCAAACCTTTCTAAGAAAATTGAAAAATGCAAAGTATCCTGACACCGGTAAAAAAATACCACAAAAAGATTTGCCAACTATCTGCTGGATAGAAAAAATATTTAAATATAAAGCCGCAGATGGTCAAACTAATTTAATTGAGATTACTCATGCGGCTCAGGGCAAGCCAGTCGATGAAATTTACTCCTATGGATCCCTAGAAGAAGTCATGCAATGTGCTCAGGCTATGGGAAAAGCAGTTGGATCATTTCAACAGACTTTTATGAACTATGTTAACCCTAAAGATCCATGGACATGGACAACGGTAGCTCATAATGATTTACATGGAAACAATGTATTTTTTAACGAAAAAACATCCAGGGTATATTACATTGATAACGAGATGATGAAAGATGAATACCCTATAGAGCGAGATGTATCCGTAAATATTTCTTCCGGTTGGTATGGGTGGAAAGACAACATTATTCAATTCGATTTCATAAAAGCATATATCGATTCATTTCCTACGATAGAAAAAAGACAAGCTTTAGCAAAAGATATAATTTACTATGGAAATTTAGCACCACAAACAGAGCAATACCTAGACACAATAATTTATGGCAACACAAGAACGCCTCTAGAAACTGCTGTACTAAAAAAAGACAAAGTGGCAGTTTCCCAGCTTATAAAAAATGGCGCTAACTTAAACAACATAAATACATTAACAGAGGGACATACATCGCCACTGATTTTAGCTATAAAAAATTATGATACAAGCATGATTGAATTTTTATTAAGCAACGGTGCTTTGACAGATCTGATATTTGAATTTGGGAAAACAGCTCTTCATTTTGCTACAGAATTAGATAGTTTAAAAATAGTTAAAATGCTACTGAAGGCAGGAGCTAACCCGAGCGCAACAGACATCGATGGAAACACTCCTCTTTCTATCGCAAAAAAACATGATAAGCCTGATATTATTAGTGCCTTACAATTTCACATAGCATTCAATACTTTAGCAAAAATTAAAAACGCTATTGTTGTAATGGCATAAAAACAAGCAATTTGTAAAAGAAGATAACTCTATGGTATATTAAAAATAGCTTTTAAGTCTTAATTTTTAACGGTTTGAACATTGAACTTACATAAAAAAACATTCTACTTTTTCATGCTGATTGCAGCAGCAAGATTTACTATTCCATCAAGCGATCAATCATTTACAATTATGATCGATCCGTACGGTGACAGTAAAAATACTGGGCATGAAATT
Encoded proteins:
- a CDS encoding AAA family ATPase, whose translation is MLNNKLKNKLILSFLMALNIISIHAAPAIVVQRNGVATVLNLRQTIPERVQLAWKELDPSFKHLITGAAYSLTMMAIMMRMQNNELSPNNFELAKSSDIDTTFDKIIGAKQSKEQIKRFIDYTKNAKSFNDIGAKPLKGFVLHGPPGTGKTDLARATAKEAGVDFIHTTGSEFNGIWRGSGVQQVKALHKFAKAKAPCVVFIDEIDGAVGSSKGGASWCSDNKSTTNAFKTMLDGFVKQDPSKPILFIGATNNLDDIDSAIIRDGRLTPIHVGTPNALELSQIFQNKLYNSKIKAERNIDTSALANLLPNGSTGANVAAIINDAANIAVYNKKVLVDFDSLKSAIFQRG
- a CDS encoding ankyrin repeat domain-containing protein, translated to MKNKIFILFLTIFVFNGSLLALRGKAKAIAPTAIPIAQPEEEIEEISTDQIKTKWIKVALDKDGYPNEQALKNIVLYEFFLTEPKVFKTAENKAKYKAKEKFFNENLHIKSVDGGSYTDRIYAVSLKNSPPSNSNKNIIFLKISTQEGSSQRLIEMQQTFLRKLKNAKYPDTGKKIPQKDLPTICWIEKIFKYKAADGQTNLIEITHAAQGKPVDEIYSYGSLEEVMQCAQAMGKAVGSFQQTFMNYVNPKDPWTWTTVAHNDLHGNNVFFNEKTSRVYYIDNEMMKDEYPIERDVSVNISSGWYGWKDNIIQFDFIKAYIDSFPTIEKRQALAKDIIYYGNLAPQTEQYLDTIIYGNTRTPLETAVLKKDKVAVSQLIKNGANLNNINTLTEGHTSPLILAIKNYDTSMIEFLLSNGALTDLIFEFGKTALHFATELDSLKIVKMLLKAGANPSATDIDGNTPLSIAKKHDKPDIISALQFHIAFNTLAKIKNAIVVMA